GGCCGCCGCTGGCTGAAAGTTGGTTGTTCACACACCCACAGCAGCCCACAGTGGAAATCCATAATTACACGTCtctcgatctctctctcttcttgcCACTGTAGGTGCAGCATTATGTCTACCTGCAAGATATTATGCGCCATCACCAGCCCAAGGCCCTGGGGGCCTCAGGTCAAGGCAAGGGTGCGGCCAGCAACCCGAAGAAGTCGTCCACACCCGTCGCTGAagaggaacaggagcaggaggcggaGCAGCGCTATGCCGTTTCCAttcagccacagccacagccgcagctgcagcaacgCCCTCGTCCCTATCCCGGAGTGGGTCCCTACCAGCTACCACTACCATTGCCCGCaccccagcatcagcagggTCATCCCCAACAGCATCAACACCAGCACCAATCCCAGCAGCCATATCAGGTCATACCAGAGGAGCAGTTCCTGAAACTGCTGGAGGAAGAGTTGCAGGCGAGAGCCTACCACGAGCAACTGCgtcaacaacagcagcagcatcagcagcagcaacagcaacagcattcccagcagcaggcgcaacaacagcagcacaagcAATTGTCCATCCACAGCACAGCGGCCACCCACAAGGTGCTCCAGCAGGCGGAACCGTCTCTGGGCTTGGGCGGCTATCGCGATCGTTTGGTGGCCGAGCAGGAGCTTGTGTCGCCTGCCTATTCACAATCCCAGTCCCGAGGGGGTCCCAAGTATCTGCCCTTGTCACAGGCCCAGCAattcgaggaggaggaggtggcccagcagcagcaacagcagcaacagcagcagcagcagcaggcccagcGCAGTCATCTACACAAGCCCATCCACCATCAGGGACAaccgcatcagcagcaactAATCTCCGGTCTTCCCCCACAGATTGCCTACTACCAACCGCAGATCAGCTACAAGACCCTGCCCAACCATCCGCTAGCCAAGTCCTCGCTGGAAAGTGAGATTGAGAAACTGCTGGCTGCCAATAAGCCCGGACCGGCCCTTGCCTATGTCGACAGCAGTAATGAGCCGACCTATAACCACCAGCAGCCATCGGCTCGCCACCCGCTGCCCCTACAGCATCCGCCGCCGCCCACCTCGCATCCAGCTCTGCGCCAACCCAAGGCCTACCTGGCCAGTACCCCCAACTCCCTGCTGGACGCTAACAACCAGCCCTTCGTCCCGTCACTCTTCAAGTTCAGCAACTACCAGCAGCCCACGCCCATCTATCCCACTCAGGCCGCTCCCCTTTCAGAGCCCAAGAGGCTAGGACCCGTGGTGTACCCTACGCAGACCGCCAACCAACCACAGCCCTCGCAATACTACTACCAGGAGGCGGCACCCACTGCCGGTCCCAAGCCATCCCCCCACCCAAAGCCCTACCTTCGCTCCAAGCACTATAAACTAGCCGCACCCTCGAAGGCTCTGCTCTATGCCGACTACGATCGCAGTCAGGGACCACCGCCACCGCAGTCGGCTTCATCCAGCTTCTATCCCAGTCCGCCGGATCCGATAAAGCATACACAGAGAACCCTAGGAGTGACACCCACATCTCTTCCCCTGCCCGACTATCCCTCGCCGTCGCCTTCGCAGTCCAGCATCTATGTTTCGCAGGGCACTGGAATCGTGACGCCATCCCGCGCTACGCCCACAGGCACGCCGGTCCAGAAGTTGCGGACGCTGGACGAAGTGAAGCAGCTGAATCTGCCGCCCCCTAACGGAAAGCCCCTCACCCAGGCCGAGTTCCAGGCGCTGGTCGATGCCGGATACCCGGTGAAGgcggtgccagtgccagtgcccgtCCCATACGAGCAGTACGTCAAGGATCATCCCGAGTATCGCAATCACCCTCCAGTGGACTATGCCCACCTCATGCGACTGGCCACGCGCCAGTTGGCcacccaacagcagcaacagcagcatcaccatcaTCGCTCGTTGGCCGCCCCCTCGGAGCCGTCGGTGAAGATCATCTCCTCGCCCACGGCCAGCGATCTACAGCAGCAGACGGCAACGGGCATTGGCGGTGGCAGCGTCACCTATTTGCAGCCCATCGAGGGACAACAAGCCCATCTGCATGCACATGCCCACGCCCTACAGAAGCGACGTCCGAGAGATGAGCAGGACACGGCCGTGGCGGGCAGTGAGACCAAGGCGGCCGCACCAGAGGCGAAAGCGCGACCGCAGACAGCACAGAAGGCTCAATGAGGCAAGCGgcttcctgttttttttttagttaaaaTGTCCTTGTCTAGTTTATAAGTATTGTAAAAATGTTTCAGCACTTGCGCAAtgttaaattataaaaaaaataaaatacggAAACCTAACAAAAGAGCGCGAGGACGATTACATTACATATTATTTTCGATACTCCAAACATGATCAAGAATAGTTGTTCTTACACTCAAGGTTATGATTTTTGGGATCGGAGTCCCTCACTTAGTTTGGGCCGAATCCCGAattgctgttactgttgctgctgtccgcCGAACTGAGCGTGTCCGGAGTGGCCGTCTCCTTGGTCTGCAGGCGGGAAATTTGTGGATCGCGTTTATCTTTTTCCTTGTCTTTGCGCTCTCGCTCCTTGTCCTTgctgtgcttgtgtttgtgtttatgCTTGTGCTTCTTCTtgtccttcttcttttttttcttgacGAGGCCATCGCTAGGCTTGAACTTGCCTTCGTCGTAACTGCTCTCGTATCGTGTCGACTCGGCCATGTCGAGTACCGTCATCGAATTTTCATCCTCGGCGTAGATCTCCGTCTTGATGCGCTTGCTCGTTTGACCGTCAACCGATCCTTCATCTGCTGGCAGTGCTTTCACTTTGGTCTCACTGTCGTAGGCCTGAGTATGGGATGGATCGTCTACCACTGTCACCACCTCGCTATGCTCCACCTCTAGCTTGATGATCTCATCGCCCACCGCAAACGCTTCTGTGGCCGTTCGTTTGATGGTGACCATGGCGGGCTTATGCCGTTCATGCGACTCAGTTTTCATTATCTCCGTCAGCGCTTGGGATTGCTTGGAGTCGCTGTGCTTCTTAAAGCTAGGTCCGCTGCTTGCACCGTCTTTGAGGAGGTCTTTGTAGAAGCTCTGATTCTCGCTGGCCTGAAGGCAGTTGGGACGCTTGCTGCCGTAGAGCGCATAATATAGATCGACGGTATCGCAGCGCAGTTTGGTGTTACCATACTCCTTGGTGTTTATTCTCTCCCAAAGGCGTTCGACCAGATTGGGGTTGTCCAAGGCGCTTTTTTTTATCTCACGGGTAAAGGGTGGATTATCGATCAGCAGCTGTGCCAAAGCATGCCGTGCAGCCGGGTCGGGATCAGTCTCTAACAGGTTGATCAAATGGTCCAGATCCTCGCTGCGTCCATCAACTTTCACAAAGTCCACCAGGCATTCCATGGCAGCGATTCGCAGATCAAGAAAGACACCGTATGCCGCATATCTGTGGTAGAAGTTAGGCAGCGACGGGAGATGTCCAAACTTTTGCAGCTTTCGAATGACCTTCAAACAGGAGACGGACACGACATACTTATACGACGGCAGACTCTTCTCCATGTTCAGCAATCGAGTCATCTCATCCAGC
The sequence above is a segment of the Drosophila pseudoobscura strain MV-25-SWS-2005 chromosome X, UCI_Dpse_MV25, whole genome shotgun sequence genome. Coding sequences within it:
- the LOC4812759 gene encoding mediator of RNA polymerase II transcription subunit 15 — translated: MRIQIWVLTLLLGLLCAQALETNAKSDSTGSIGDSKSAASTPLESEASKDKRQVSSKETPLYPNHRSADPAAADDPEDGQETIYGTKPNQFIIRPIAPHQHQQHEGHQEPQLRNFAAANSRPHAAQLLEQSQEVQHYVYLQDIMRHHQPKALGASGQGKGAASNPKKSSTPVAEEEQEQEAEQRYAVSIQPQPQPQLQQRPRPYPGVGPYQLPLPLPAPQHQQGHPQQHQHQHQSQQPYQVIPEEQFLKLLEEELQARAYHEQLRQQQQQHQQQQQQQHSQQQAQQQQHKQLSIHSTAATHKVLQQAEPSLGLGGYRDRLVAEQELVSPAYSQSQSRGGPKYLPLSQAQQFEEEEVAQQQQQQQQQQQQQAQRSHLHKPIHHQGQPHQQQLISGLPPQIAYYQPQISYKTLPNHPLAKSSLESEIEKLLAANKPGPALAYVDSSNEPTYNHQQPSARHPLPLQHPPPPTSHPALRQPKAYLASTPNSLLDANNQPFVPSLFKFSNYQQPTPIYPTQAAPLSEPKRLGPVVYPTQTANQPQPSQYYYQEAAPTAGPKPSPHPKPYLRSKHYKLAAPSKALLYADYDRSQGPPPPQSASSSFYPSPPDPIKHTQRTLGVTPTSLPLPDYPSPSPSQSSIYVSQGTGIVTPSRATPTGTPVQKLRTLDEVKQLNLPPPNGKPLTQAEFQALVDAGYPVKAVPVPVPVPYEQYVKDHPEYRNHPPVDYAHLMRLATRQLATQQQQQQHHHHRSLAAPSEPSVKIISSPTASDLQQQTATGIGGGSVTYLQPIEGQQAHLHAHAHALQKRRPRDEQDTAVAGSETKAAAPEAKARPQTAQKAQ